One genomic segment of Phycisphaerae bacterium includes these proteins:
- a CDS encoding acetate/propionate family kinase, which yields MTHPQLVEFLRQRVGLCKHFSDDRLDRLVSESRVASYEPNEAVVEFGEDAAFLGVLLEGDLAVSVLGDGGRRQVIGRFKGGDTFGEMALMSGDKTMADFIAETRCRVLRIPVTVFQSAIMTDPRAVQYISKTIAERFKQVMADPAKAAAAFRQSDDPYGLRLKGERPEKILVVNSGSSSLKYTFFDTAKESNTARGQVERIGAGGTCLVHRGPGGEVKRELPKGGYGDAFRAMLSELSAPQTGVIREASDISVVGHRVVHGGERFSEAVVVEEGVLTEIESLSPLAPLHNPVNVAGIREAMQVFPSVPHVAVFDTAFHHTLPSYAYLYGLPYEHYQQKGVRRYGFHGSSHSYVVLRAAQYLQKRVNELEIVSCHLGNGASLCAVDHGRSVDTSMGFTPGEGLIMGTRCGDLDPGAISYLRRAAGLDDAQVDELLNKRSGLLGLSGVSSDMREVERAADAGDARALVALKAFCYRVRKYIGAYLAAMGGLDVLIFTGGIGQGSAGVRSLALQGLECMGIQLDEVRNREARGFDEVCRISTNDSRVTVLVVPTDEERMIARETLRALSRSYLTRVFEAQRGEPVLIEISAHHIHLSQDHVEALFGQGHQLTRQSDLSQRGQFACEEQLTIVGPKGRIERVRVLGPTRKATQVEIAMTEQFKLGIHPPIRESGDIRDTPGCTLEGPAGSVVLDRGVICALRHIHMTPADALRYGVKDKSTVRVRVPGDRELVFGDVRVRVDSNFRLAMHIDTDEGNAANIRTGVTGCIDGIQNQD from the coding sequence ATGACACATCCGCAACTTGTCGAGTTCCTCAGGCAGCGGGTCGGTCTCTGCAAGCACTTCTCCGACGACCGACTTGATCGGTTGGTGAGCGAATCACGTGTTGCCTCGTATGAGCCCAACGAGGCCGTCGTTGAGTTCGGCGAGGACGCCGCCTTCCTTGGCGTTCTGCTCGAGGGCGACCTGGCGGTCTCCGTTCTCGGCGACGGCGGCCGGCGTCAGGTCATCGGGCGGTTCAAAGGCGGCGATACGTTCGGCGAGATGGCCTTGATGAGCGGCGACAAGACCATGGCCGACTTCATCGCCGAGACCCGCTGTCGCGTGCTGCGCATCCCGGTCACCGTCTTCCAGTCCGCCATCATGACCGACCCCCGCGCCGTCCAGTACATTTCCAAGACCATTGCTGAGCGGTTCAAGCAGGTCATGGCCGACCCGGCCAAGGCGGCCGCGGCCTTCCGCCAAAGCGACGATCCGTACGGCCTGCGCCTCAAGGGCGAGCGGCCGGAGAAGATCCTCGTGGTCAACAGCGGTTCCTCCTCGCTCAAGTACACCTTCTTCGACACGGCCAAAGAATCCAATACGGCCCGCGGCCAGGTGGAACGTATCGGAGCCGGCGGTACCTGCCTGGTGCATCGCGGCCCCGGAGGCGAAGTGAAGCGAGAGTTGCCGAAGGGGGGATACGGCGATGCCTTCCGCGCGATGCTGAGCGAGCTGTCAGCGCCTCAGACAGGCGTGATTCGGGAGGCTTCGGACATCAGCGTCGTGGGTCATCGCGTGGTGCATGGGGGCGAACGGTTCTCCGAAGCGGTGGTTGTGGAGGAGGGAGTGCTCACGGAGATCGAGTCTCTGAGTCCGCTCGCGCCGCTTCACAATCCGGTCAACGTGGCCGGTATTCGCGAGGCCATGCAGGTGTTTCCGTCGGTGCCCCACGTCGCCGTGTTCGACACGGCGTTTCATCACACCCTGCCGTCGTACGCGTATCTGTATGGTCTTCCGTACGAGCACTACCAGCAGAAGGGCGTGCGCCGGTACGGTTTTCACGGAAGCTCTCATTCCTACGTCGTTCTGCGCGCCGCCCAGTACCTCCAGAAGCGCGTCAACGAACTGGAGATCGTCAGTTGCCACCTCGGCAATGGTGCCTCGCTGTGTGCGGTGGACCATGGCCGGTCGGTGGATACGTCCATGGGGTTTACGCCTGGCGAGGGGCTCATCATGGGCACGCGCTGCGGCGATCTCGATCCGGGAGCGATCTCGTACCTGCGGCGAGCGGCGGGCCTCGACGATGCCCAGGTCGATGAACTGCTGAACAAGCGCAGCGGCCTGCTGGGCCTCTCGGGTGTCTCCAGTGACATGCGCGAAGTCGAGCGCGCCGCCGATGCGGGCGACGCCCGGGCGCTGGTGGCGCTGAAGGCGTTCTGCTATCGGGTCCGCAAGTACATCGGGGCCTATCTGGCGGCCATGGGCGGGCTGGACGTGTTGATCTTCACCGGCGGCATCGGGCAGGGCAGCGCGGGGGTGCGGTCTCTGGCGTTGCAGGGCCTGGAGTGCATGGGCATCCAGCTTGATGAGGTACGGAATCGCGAAGCCCGTGGCTTCGACGAAGTATGTCGTATCTCGACGAACGATTCCAGGGTTACCGTGCTCGTCGTTCCGACGGATGAGGAGCGGATGATCGCCCGCGAGACGTTGCGGGCCCTGAGTCGCTCCTACCTGACGCGCGTATTCGAAGCTCAGCGGGGCGAACCGGTCCTCATCGAGATTTCCGCCCACCATATCCACCTGAGCCAGGACCACGTGGAGGCTCTGTTTGGCCAGGGCCACCAGCTCACCCGCCAGAGCGATCTGTCGCAGCGGGGGCAGTTTGCCTGCGAGGAACAGCTCACGATCGTCGGGCCGAAGGGCCGAATCGAACGCGTGCGCGTGCTGGGGCCGACGCGCAAAGCCACACAGGTGGAGATTGCGATGACCGAGCAATTCAAGCTCGGCATCCACCCGCCCATTCGCGAATCCGGCGATATCCGCGATACGCCCGGCTGCACGCTCGAGGGCCCGGCCGGCAGCGTTGTTCTCGACCGTGGGGTCATCTGCGCCCTGCGTCATATCCACATGACACCGGCCGACGCGCTCCGGTACGGAGTCAAGGACAAATCCACCGTGCGCGTACGAGTGCCCGGCGACCGCGAACTGGTATTTGGCGATGTCCGCGTCCGCGTGGATTCGAACTTCCGCCTGGCGATGCACATCGACACCGACGAGGGCAATGCCGCCAACATCAGGACTGGTGTGACCGGCTGTATCGATGGGATTCAGAATCAGGATTGA